In the Flavobacterium pallidum genome, one interval contains:
- a CDS encoding aldo/keto reductase, with protein MRLNNKIGLGTVQFGIPYGVTNSNGQTPADEVSRILRYASANGIDTLDTASAYGNAEETLGQNDLNRFKIVSKFLSAENYMPISAQFTKSLQNLKMNSLYGYLAHRPLALLDNEKEWETLLGLKQQGKVQKIGFSLNSVNELERLLDKGCFPDLIQVPFNYFDNRFAPLMQELKSKGCEIHTRSAFLQGLFFADTTKLPAFFDGVKEQINALQNDFGTNLSGALLKYTLSLPYIDKVIMGVENLEQLQNNITGIDSALLMPENKNIISDTLLMPSNWPK; from the coding sequence ATGAGGCTGAATAATAAAATCGGACTCGGGACGGTCCAGTTTGGCATTCCTTACGGCGTGACGAACAGCAATGGGCAGACCCCGGCCGATGAAGTTTCGAGGATTCTCCGGTATGCTTCTGCAAACGGGATTGATACCCTCGATACGGCTTCTGCTTATGGAAACGCTGAAGAAACGCTAGGACAGAATGACCTGAACCGTTTCAAAATCGTTTCCAAATTCCTGAGTGCTGAAAATTACATGCCGATTTCGGCCCAATTTACAAAGTCGCTGCAAAACCTGAAAATGAATTCGTTGTACGGCTACCTTGCACATCGTCCGTTGGCTTTGCTCGACAATGAGAAAGAGTGGGAGACATTGCTCGGTTTAAAACAACAGGGAAAAGTTCAAAAAATCGGGTTTTCACTGAATTCCGTAAATGAATTGGAACGATTGCTGGATAAAGGCTGTTTTCCGGATCTGATCCAGGTGCCGTTCAACTATTTCGACAACCGTTTTGCGCCACTGATGCAGGAATTAAAAAGCAAAGGCTGCGAAATCCATACACGCTCTGCGTTTTTACAGGGGCTTTTTTTCGCAGATACTACAAAACTTCCTGCTTTTTTCGATGGTGTAAAAGAGCAGATTAATGCGCTCCAAAATGATTTCGGAACTAATTTATCAGGCGCGTTGTTGAAATATACCCTGTCATTGCCTTACATCGACAAGGTAATCATGGGTGTCGAAAACCTGGAGCAGCTTCAGAATAATATTACCGGTATTGATTCTGCGCTGCTCATGCCCGAAAATAAAAATATCATTTCCGACACTTTATTAATGCCTTCAAACTGGCCAAAATAA
- the pseC gene encoding UDP-4-amino-4,6-dideoxy-N-acetyl-beta-L-altrosamine transaminase, which produces MEKMNIPYGRQNITEEDIKVVIETLQSDYLTQGPKILEFEEAFAKYVGAKYAVAIANGTAALHLCAMALDVEQGQKVITTPITFAASANCVRYCGGEVVFGDIDPETYLLDINSVRKLLEASPKGTYQGIIPVDFAGRAVDLEAYKKLADEYNLWIIEDACHAPGGYFTDSKGQQQLCGNGNFAELAIFSFHPVKHIACGEGGMITTNDEALYKKLLKLRTHGIVKSEDQYTNSIAFAGGDEKYPLWYMEMQDLGYNYRLTDFQAALGLSQLSRANEGIDRRRQIAATYFDAFNGKDYIQGQSGVVEGHAYHLYIIEVENRLGLYNYLREHGIYAQIHYIPCHLMPYYRQFGWKEGDRPFSENYYKLCISLPMYPTLSEAQQQYVISAINTFYEAE; this is translated from the coding sequence ATGGAAAAAATGAATATCCCTTACGGCCGACAGAACATCACCGAGGAAGACATCAAAGTGGTCATCGAGACTTTACAGTCGGACTACCTGACCCAGGGCCCGAAAATCCTCGAATTTGAAGAAGCTTTTGCGAAATACGTCGGTGCGAAATATGCTGTTGCCATCGCCAATGGAACCGCTGCGTTGCATTTGTGTGCAATGGCATTGGATGTTGAGCAAGGTCAGAAAGTCATCACCACCCCGATTACTTTTGCCGCTTCTGCAAACTGTGTAAGGTATTGCGGAGGTGAAGTGGTTTTTGGAGATATCGATCCGGAAACGTATTTACTCGATATCAATTCCGTAAGGAAACTTTTGGAAGCTTCCCCTAAAGGAACCTATCAGGGCATTATCCCGGTTGATTTTGCCGGAAGGGCCGTGGATTTGGAAGCGTATAAAAAACTCGCAGATGAATATAATTTGTGGATTATTGAAGATGCATGCCACGCTCCGGGTGGTTATTTCACCGATTCGAAAGGGCAGCAGCAACTGTGCGGAAACGGCAATTTTGCCGAACTCGCCATTTTCTCTTTTCATCCCGTAAAGCACATTGCCTGTGGTGAAGGCGGCATGATTACGACCAACGATGAGGCCTTGTACAAAAAACTATTGAAGTTAAGGACTCACGGGATCGTAAAGTCCGAAGACCAATACACCAATTCCATTGCGTTTGCAGGCGGCGACGAAAAATATCCGTTGTGGTATATGGAAATGCAGGATCTCGGATACAATTACCGCCTTACTGATTTCCAGGCAGCGCTTGGTTTAAGCCAGCTTTCGCGTGCGAATGAAGGTATTGACAGGAGAAGGCAGATTGCCGCAACCTATTTCGATGCTTTCAACGGCAAAGATTACATTCAGGGACAATCCGGTGTCGTGGAAGGGCATGCCTACCATTTGTATATCATTGAAGTGGAGAACCGCCTTGGGCTTTACAATTATTTAAGGGAACACGGGATTTACGCGCAGATCCATTACATCCCATGCCATTTGATGCCTTATTACAGGCAATTTGGCTGGAAGGAAGGCGATCGCCCGTTTTCTGAAAACTATTACAAATTATGCATCAGCCTGCCGATGTACCCGACATTATCGGAAGCACAGCAACAATATGTGATTTCGGCGATCAATACATTCTATGAGGCTGAATAA